The Athene noctua chromosome 16, bAthNoc1.hap1.1, whole genome shotgun sequence genomic interval CTTGATTAGAACAAAAAGACACGCTTCTGACTAAGACTCGTGCAGGCAATTATATAACCTCTGTAGTGGTAGGAGGAGAGAAGGGGATGCTGGAGAGGCTCCTTAGGATTGACTGATGTGGTCTTGCAAACTCAAGTGCTTTGGTTGGATTTATAAGTCGCTGGGTGCTTGCTAGAAGTCCCAAATCATCAGTGgttcctctaggctgggctattaGACCCAAATCCTCCTGTAACACCAGCTATGCTCAGGGGCTGTTTTTCTGTCTAGGCTTCGCCTCCACGATGGGAAGCTCATTAAGGACAGACGTTACCACCTCCGAACATACCCCAACTGCTTCGTGGCAAAGGAGCTCACAGACTGGCTGATCGACCACAAAGAAGCACCAGACCGAGAGACGGGCATCCGCCTCATGCAGAAGCTAATGGACCATTACATCATCCATCACGGTGTGTGGGTTTCTCTGCTCCCCGCTGCGTCTCCCCCGGGGAGGTGGCTGCGTTATCTGGTCACCGTGTGTGTCCAGCAGCCCGTGGGAGCGTGGTCAGGTCCCTGTGCACAACCCTCCTGTGGCTGAGGGCTCCTGGAGAAGCTGGGAGGTGATGGGCAGGCGTGAGGCTCTGTGGGGTTGGAGCTGTGTGAAGCTGCAGTGCTCTGGGGGATGTGCCAGCTCCCTGTCCTACAGAAAAGGGATTTGGGCTGTGCGCTGGTAAAACAGCACCTGAAGTGCCTCATTTGAAAGCAAGTTCAGCAACACCTCACCTACATTGCCCTACAGCCGTTGCATCAGCAGCCGGTggtggatattttttaaaaagctggtcTAGCTCACGTGCAGAAACTGAAAGAACACATGCTTCAACTCTGCAGGgaagttcatttttttcttaactgtaaGAGCCCAGAGTTCCTCAGTTTCCCTGTCCATGCTGGGGTGGGACAAGTAGGGGTGTGGAGTCAACACCACTCAAAGCAAAAAGTCATTTGGTACCTGAAGCTGAAGCAATCCTGTAGGAAGGCCTCCCTTGGGAATTAAGCGTGTGACACTATTTTGAAGGCTTATCTACGGAACCtgttaaaaatcataaaaaataaaagggggtGAGGTGGGGATAAAAGCAGCTTGGTTCTCAAGCCCAGATCTTAGTACTCAggctttgttctttttaaaaattatttggaactTCCAGCAGTTTGGGATTAATTTGTGGTCTGTGCCTGTCCCTGAGCTGCAGAGCAGTCCCCAAGGTCCAGCCCTTGGTCCCAATATAACAATAGGAAACAAGGGCATATTAGCaaagagctgtttctttttttttttttttttgtgtcaggcCTAATCAGGAATAAAAGTCCTGGATATTCAAACAGGCCTGGGAGACCCCTGCCCTTGGTGGGAAGGGTTGTGGCTGAGCTGCTGGTTGAGCTCTCTTGCTTCCAAGTCCTCAGGGGATGAGCCGTGGTAATCTGGAGTAGGGCAGTAGTTTGTCACAGGAGGATGAAGCTGAGGAGACAGAAGCAGGTGACAACTTTCCCCCCCCTCTTCTTTAGGGTCCAGAAATAGCTGCCTTGGACCACTGCAATGCAAACACTCTGTTGCCATCTGCTACTTGCTGAGGTTAATGCCCTTTACATTAAGCTGccttgaataaaaataaacagctgcTGTGCTTTATCACCAAAGTGTAAAGTTGAAGCAGTGAGTTCTCAGTTAACCATTAAcacttaaaactgattttttaatttttttttttccatctctccagCTGACAGTTTCAAATAAATCCATTAGTTTGTTAAACCTGTGCAGCACTGGGTACCAGTGCTGTTTTGATAGCTTATCACGGACGTGTCCCTCCTGCTTCCATGATAATTCCTGGCAGGACACAGCCGTTGACTTTCCGACTTGCCTTATGACCATTAATTTTTGTTGGTCCTATAGAAACAAGGCTGCCTGCTAACCGCAGCGCTGCGCCAAGTGCTTTGCAATTGGCTGTCTAAACTGTTTGCCCTCTTCTCCACTGGGATCCAGAAGACGATAATTATCTCATGAAGATCATTATCTGTGCTGCCTCTTAATGGTCTGATGTGGTTTGAGCTGTTCTTCTATTACTTGCTGGAAACACCTTAAAATTGGACTTCAAATAGCAAAAAAAGCTTCGGTTTTCTAATGGGTGTAGTCCTGTAAGGTTTTATGTTCAATTCCCAATTGCAATGCCATCGGAATCGTTGCTCCTTGGAGCTGACAAAATGCAAACTTTCACCTTTTAAAACCTTCTCAACCTGCTTCTTGCTTGATGAGTCCCGGGCTTTAGCGTCCTGATTTCACATCCAGACCACCCACTGCTCGGGAGGACTGATGAACTCCCAAATAATCTGACACTTGGGAGCATTTTGCTGCTTACCAAAAGGGGAATGAAGTTTCGCCAGCCCGCTCAGAAGAATGAACAAGCGCTAAAATTTTTCACAAGAAGTATCTTGTATAATTTGAATTTCACTCTAGTGGGTTACCTTACTCCAGCGAGGAAatctttgtggttttcttttctagTCCTTTGactaattttctttgttttttgggCATATTcttgactactttttttttttttttttactgctgaagCTTCTTTAGTCATATTcttgactacttttttttttttttactgctgaagCTTCTCCTTCTTGCTTCAGATGGGCGGACCTGAAGAAAGGCAGGCTGGCTGCTTTGGGCTGGACTGTGATTTTGGGGCTGTGTGgttctgtggtttgggttttggttggggttttttttggttttttttttttttttttttttacttgtaaaTCTGTTGCAGGCAAGTTTATCTCAAGGCTGAATCCCAAATATTTACTTGCTAAATGTTGCATGCACTTTACACAATCTGTAAATGCATGTCTGTTCTCATCCCCAAGATGAAACTGAGGCTTTTCATATAGATTTGATTATTCCAGTTGAATGCAACttgctttgaagaaaatattcTCACTTGAGGTCAGTTTGCTGTGCAAATGAATTGGGCTGAGTTGGCACAAAATGGTGTGGAAAAGTTGGTGTCATTATACGTTTTAGCTTACAGTTTTGATGGAGACAGAGGTGATTTTTATGGGGTTTTGGATGAAGCGTGGGGTTTTTCCTCCTGTCTTCCAAGTTTACTTATATGTGGCAGTAGCTTCTAAAAAAAAGCAGATTGAGACaatcagtttgttttcttttagtctAAACCAAAACATCAACGTTTAAatttaaacaactgaaaaacCCAAAgaccaacaagaaaaaaaaaaaaaaaccaccacaacagaaacaaacaacaaaacttcCCAGTTTGTTCTGATGAACATCTTAGTGTCTGGCTTAAAATGTAGACTCAAACTGGAGCTTTTCTGAGGTCTGTTCAGTGAGAATGAGCTCTCCCACCAGCACGGTGTTTGTAGGCACCCGATTTGGGGAGCGAAGGCTCGGATTCTGGTTGCTCCGTGCTATGAGGGGCATAGAGAAGGACATCGCCTGCAGCCCCCGTAGCTTTTAACCAGGAAATGCCACCCTCCTGAGCCTGTGCAGGTCTGTCTGTCCCTTAGGGACTGACAGCCGCCCGCAGCACTGACATCCCTGCTCTGAACTGCTTTCAGTCTGCGACGAGCACTCGGACTACAAGGACGCCAAGCTGCTTTACCGCTTCCGCAAGGACGACGGGACCTTCCCTCTCAGTAAGGACGTGAAGGTGTTCATGAGAGGGCAGAGTCTTTACGAGAAGTACGTGAGTCCTTCCCCCGCAAAACAGCTCCCAACGAGGGGCGGTGGGAGCGCGCTctggctgtgcttgctgctgaTGCTCTACAGCCGGGAGCTACAGCtggcttttctcttcctcctctgcaccCTGTGCTGTACCACTGGGAAATGCTGTTTCCTGAGCCCTGTCACAGCCACAGGACAACGGGCCCCTTTGGGGCTGGGCCAGGAGATGGATTCTCAACTCGGATGCTTTTGGGGACTCCAACACAAGCGCGGGTCCTGGGACCTGGCCCGGGCTGCAGTTTGAGTGCTCCTGGGATGGGCCTGTCCAGTGGCCATTCCCAGCCTCCCTGGGAATGTTGCTCCCACCAGCACCGTTAGGATTTACGTCCCACCAAAATGAGGAGGGTAGAGGATCTTCAGGGCCCTGGATCCCTGCACCTCGCTTAGCCTATTTGCaaaagttgaaaggaaaaaactAATTCTCAAGCAGTAAAGAAAACTCCTCCCGCCTCAAAGTGTTTAGTTTTCTTTATGTTGATTGTTTCTGGTTCTAAATCTAAGCTATCTTCCCAGATAACTCACGAGTCCTTTTGTTAGACTGGGTTCAACCACAGACCCACCCTGTTTCCTTTAACAGCCTCTTCACATCATCTGCATCCTCAAACCTTGGCAATCAGATTCACAACCTGGCACTGAGGGAGAATTCCTTCAGCCaggctcggggtggggggaggattTTGGCTCCCTGCCCTTCTGGCAGACACGCATCCCTTGTACTTTGCTTTTACTCAGGGGTGGTGGCCGTGGGACGGGGAGAGCATCCCGCGTGTCCCACAGCTGAGCCCGCTGCACCCTCTCGTGGAGACGCTGCATTTAACTCTCGATTATGCTGCAAGCTGAGTATGTGTTTACAGAAACGCACCTTCTCCATCAATTTGGATTAACTGCCATGTGGTGTGTGCGTTCTGTTTCTTGCTTGGCTTTCCCCCGCGGGCTTCAGCTGAGGCCGCAGCTGAACTGGTTTTGCTGAAGCTGCTTCCCCCGCTGTGAGAAGATTTACAAAGCTGCCTGACTGCAGCTCTGcatctctccctcccttcccgctgctcccaggcagcaccGTTTTGGCTGTAACGCTTTACCCGCTTCTCTGGGCCTCGCTTCGgccggctgcagcccccgggTGGGATGGCAGGGCTGCACAGCATCCCCTCTGTGCCAGGCTGGTGAGCGTGGAGGAGTCAATTCTGAAGGTGAGAGAGGAGAATTCGGTGAAGTACCAGAGGACTTTCTTGGGCTGCGAGATGGTTGACTGGCTCGTTCAGGAGGGAGAAGCGGAGAACCGAAAGGAGGCAGTGGAGCTGGGACGGGCGCTGCTGGAGCATGGGATCGTTCAGCACGGTGAGCGAGGGTCTGGCTGGAGCCGGGATGGAAAGCAGATGAGCGTGGTTGTCAAGGCTGTGCTAGGAACAAATCCCCATTCATGGTGTGAAACAAGTGCTGGTCAAGTGCCCACTTGGAGATGGCAATGGGGCCTTTTAGTTCTATGTTTGGAGCCAGTGACCTTTGAAATTGGATCAATCTTCCACCACCCACAAAGGCTTTGAGTTGAAATCTGAGCTATTGCTCTTCAGTTCTTCAAAGCCTCCGGCCGCAGGACTGGGATCCACCCCTGGGTTTGGAGGGCTGGGCTGTGAGGATGTAGGGTTCTGCTATGCTTGGCTGGAGATTGTAACCATCTGCAGGAATTAAACATTCAATTCAGAGGGCAGGGAGTCCTCCGAGTGTCTTGGGGCAGGTGGAGGCCTGTGACTCGGTGGTGCACCCCCGGGAGATGACACCTCTTGGGGAGGTGgccctgctcttcctccttccctgcaggcAGCATTCTCCAACAGTCCAAAAAACTGCCGTAGGACACAGAGACATTAAAAGCAATTCATCTGGGTCCCTCAGTATATTTGCTGTATGTTTTTCAAACCCTCTcagcctctccctcctcccctatTCTCTCCTAGTCTCCAATAGGTATCACTTCTTTGACAGTGACATCCTCTACCAATTCTGGATCAACTTTCGCCGGAGGCGCCGTCTCACAGAGTTACTCAATGAGAACTCTTCTCGCGCCCTCTCTGAGAGCCCGGACAGTCCCTTCTGTCTTCGCAAGCTCAATCCGGACCCAGGCAACACCAGCTTTCTCTCTGGTAACTGTGGATGTGTTTGTGGAGGGCTGTGAAAGCAAGGGTTACGTTGCCAGAGTATCCCAGAGCTGAGGGTGTTCCTCCAGGCATCCCATGACCACCCATCTCACTGGTTTGTGGTGGATGTCATGATGCACTGGCAGCCTCCACCACAGCTCCCCATTCCAGGAAAATAACACAACTTACCATCAGCTCAGCTCTTGGTCTTTCTCGGAAgctggttttattctttctaaGCTCAAATGCTGTCCTTGGTCCATGGTTACCTTTCAGATGTGGGTCAGGCTGGTGGGGGaagtttgttattttaaactAGTCTGTTCCTTCCTTTGGGTAAATGTTATTTCTGCCTCTTTCAGTCCAGACCAACAAGGAGATCAAAATTGTCTCAGCGGTTCGAAGGAGCAGCATCACTTCCCTCGCTGGAAACTCCAACCCCTACTTCAGCACTACTCCTGCGCTGGTATTCCCTCCTGTGGCTGAGTGCAACCCCAAATCAGGTCTGGGGTTCTGCGGGGCCCTGTGGCTGCACAGGATAAAGCTTTCCTTCAGGGCATGGGCTAGCTCAAGCCTCAGGTCCAAATCCCTCCACTGTCAGCTTGGTGACTTGCAGGAGGAGAGGGTCAACCTCACCTCCGAGCCGTGGAAAGTTGTGCAAGCCCTTTGAAAAACATTGAGATGAATGCAAAGATTTCTGTGGGTAGTAACTGTGGCTGGTTCTAATATCTGTTTGCCAGCCCATGGTAATCCCCAGGCTACCTCGTTATGCACTTTACTGTATGAAACCCCTGATTCTGATAGGATCTGTCACCTTCTGCTCTAGTGTTAAAGAGACCCGTCACCAACGAAGAGCTCCTGTCCCCTGGGGCCCCTTACGTCAAGAAAACACTAACTGTAAGTGACCACAGCGAAGGGTATTGCTAACCCCACAGTACTGAGTGCTCTGCCTGCTCTTTGATAgctttctgcctgctgctccGACCTCTGTACGTTGAAACTTTGACTGCATGTCACACCGTCACCGCTCGCTCTTGGTGAGTCTCGGTGGGTCAATGTCTGCAGAATGTTCTTGTGGGTGAAAGTGTGCGCAGCCTCCGCTTTAGCTTAATGTATGTCAAAGGGGTGGATCAGGAAAGAGAATATTTCCTGGGCAGAACTCCTGTTTATATTTCCCCCAGCTCCATGCAGACTGTATAATCAGTTAAGTCTTGTGACAGTTGAGACACGTCCTCGGGGTCACACAGGTATCACCTTTACGCATCTCTCAGGTTCCTGCTGCAGATCAGATATGCTGATATGGCCCGTCAGCATCTGAAGGCCACTCTTCCCTTTCTttggattggatttttttttttttttttaaggacaaaatAAACACACTGTAAAATCTCCAGGATGCTGCAGACAACCTGAGTTTtgggcttttgcttttctaattatTTCGAAAGCTGTAGGACCAGTCAAGGCAGGGCTGACGGGTGCTGAATGTTGCAAGACAGTTCCTGACCTGCAGATCCTATCctgcttgtttatttttgtgtaaaaCTTCTCAGCTCTTTCCTGCCGCACCTTTGAGAGGGGGAATTTCACCAGTTTAGAAAGTGTGAAGGCTGTCTTGCCATTCCGGTTTGACACAAGTAGGGTTACAGAGGAGCTGTGGATCAGGTTCCCGAATTAACTGTGCCGTAGAAGTTGGTGGGAAGgagcaagaaaaataaagctggTCATTAGCGTGGCATGTATGAGGATGCGTTGTTCATTCTCCTCCTGAATGTTCTTGCCCTGCCCTTCAACTCTGCCAGCCTCGGCCTTTCATGGCTCATTTCCTTCTGCTTAGTGTGCAgttgctgttatttatttatatggGTAACATGCAAAGTCCTTTGGgaattccttttctcttttagtCACATCAGATGGCCGCAGCACTACAGCAAACTGCTCTGACAGACTGAGATCAGAGTGGGAAAAATTAAGAGTGGCTACTTCCACCCTGGAAATGCTCTTCTGTGCCAAGGAAAAGGCGTCGTGTGCGTGCTCTGGAAATGTTCTCAACACGTTCTTGGTGCATGCCTTGTGCTTCAACTTCATGCTGCCCGTGCTTCGCTCTTCTACACTTGCTGGCAGGGGATATTAAACAGAAAGCAGCGTTGCAGAAAGCAATTATTCTGTGGTTGTGCATCTCGCTTGGTGCACAGCCCTTTCTCTCCCACTCACAGATTAGCATCAGGAGCTGAGCTCTCCATCTCACTAGAACTGTTCCATCTCCTCTATCCAGCCCATTCCTTGGTTTTTGAAAcccttttgttctgttttgtagATTGTGGGGGATGCAGTGGGCTGGGGGTTTGTGGTCCGAGGAGGAAGACCTTGCCACATCCAGGCAGTGGACCCAGGAGGACCCGCTGCTGCCGCAGGGATGAAGGTACTTCTCACTTGTGGTGACTTACCCGGCGGCAGGGACTTATGTCCTGTTTGAGATTTCAGGCTGAACACATCCTCCGTGATAATGCCACCTCCTGCAGTAGAGATCACTTTGAGTCTGCCCATGGAGCTCTGGCGGGGCGGTGAGAGGCGGAGGGAAGGCTGCTCTCTGCAGGCCAAGTGCGCGGTTGTGTGCCTGCACGGCGGCGGGTTTGTCTTTTGCCAGGgcagcacaggggctgggggcagctaaACCCCCAAAAAACTCTGTCAAAACTAAACTGTCCCTGTGGTAGACTTTGGGGTCGTAGAAACTGTTTGAGCCGCTAGAAACGAAGCGGAGAATTCCCAGCTCGGCTCCAGTAGCTGTGTATAACCCCAAAGGACCAGAGCTTTATCCTGAACCTGGCTTTCACAGACCCTGAGCTGTGCAACGCAATTTGTGTTCCTCTGCTATTAACGGTGTAGTTCTGTGTGGAACTATTTGCCATGTCCATGAAAGCTTAATAACTTCAGACTGATGCCTTGCTTTGATTTGTTGAGTAACTTCCAGTATTTCCAGCCCAGGTGAAATAAACTGAGGTCTTGAAACTCATTTTAGACCCAGGCACATATTGGGTTTGTGTGTCAAGTTTTAGGCATGAAGGAAAGAAACGTTGAGTCTCATGGTTCCCTATAAAAACCCCAGCAGTGAGGGAGTAATTTCGACAAGCTGATATAAGTCTAAAGTCATGTGGATATTTGAAATAATGGGATTTTTCAAAGGCAGAGTGTGACTCCTTGTTTGCCTCGGGCAGGATTGGAAGGGGATGGATGAATTTGTTTCATTTACTCAAGAGCCCAGTTAATTTCTCCTTACCTAATCTCGTTTGCTACCAGATTGCTAGATGTTAATATTGTGCCTCATTTCCATCCACGAAATGAACCACTGCTCATAAATgagttggtttgtttatttttttctctctctgttagcTCACAGTCTATATCCCTTTGGTCCCTTTTTTATGATGTAGAGATCATAGCACCGTGATTATTAGTGTAGTTTACAGAGGGGTAATGTTTTAGAGGTTGCAGGATTTTGTAGCAAATTATTTGCTTTGCAGCCTCTGGCTCGAGTCCATCACGGGCAGAATTTGCCAAGAAGACGTCGGCTGAAGGTAACCAGCCTTTCCTCTCCCTGCAGGTGTGCCAGTTTGTTTTCTCAGTGAATGGTGTGTATGTTTTGCATCTGGACTATCAAACCATCAGCAGCCTCATCATGACAGGACCACGAACTCTCGTGATGGAAGTCATGGAAGCCGTGGAATGAACAAAGGAGTCTCATCCCACAGCTGTTTGGAAAGGCAGGACACTCCACTCAGCAAGGATCGACTGTGGGGAGGGACCAAGCTTGACCATTCACTGTGAAATGTTAGCCAggtgttttaatatattttcaaataaatacattctAATGGACAAGTCACGAATTTTGATGTTGTTGAAATATTTGACTCTACCTGTTGTTGAGAGGGTCTAAGCTCCCGCAGGTCCTTTTTAATGCCAGTGGGGTTGTTCAGCACATCATGAAACCGAGTCTTAAACAAGTCATTCACCCGGTCAAGCTGCAAGGCTGGTGGTACAGGCTGGGAAGCAGCAAGAAGTTTGATACCAAGCAGGTGAGTATATCTGAGCTCCCCTCAGTTGTCTGTGCAGTCTACCAAGAACACAATGTGCTTTCCAGATGGCCCGATAAGCCGTGCCATTGACTCTGtcaagaaaataaggaaatgaatACAGTGATATATGCTTCCTTGTAAAGAAAGTCCAAGGCTCCTGCTACTCTCTTGGCTTAGCCACGCTCACAGCCAGGACTGTTTCTTGCAAAGGTGAGACTTCCATGACTGTGCTTTTTGTGCTCCCAACCCCTAATAATGTTTAAATTCATTAACCAGCTTCACCTCAGcatggagccaggcagaggtCCCAAACATCATAGGATGCTATCAACCTAGTGCCGGGAGGCAGTGGGGGAAAGGAGAGACCCTGACCGGTGTCTGCCCAAAAGGAAATGTGTCATGGTCTGAGTGTGAATCTGGGAGGGAACAGAAATTAGTGAAAGCCACCAAAATCCAGCCCCCGTGCCCTGCTGCATTAGCAGACAGTGCAGAATATGGATGTGCAGACTACCCTGAAAATGGACTCATTTAGGATAACGGGTAATAACAAGAAACTGGGGAGGTTTCTTGCTTTCCAGTTCACAGCGCATCCTGCTCGCCCTCAGCCTGCAATACTGTGCCTAGAGCAGAACGATTTCCAGGGCTCCTGCTTAGGGCAGATCCCTCAGTGCAGCTCTTCTGGGCACCAaccaagtcttaaaaaaaaaaaaaaaaaatcctaacctaAGAAAAAAGTCATTTTGATTTGTGCTAAAGTGGGAGCTGTTTTTCTTGGACGATCAGGTGTCAGCTGTATATTAAGCATTGCATTACTGttggctgtctttttttttttttttatttccttgataTCAAGGGCTGTGTGCTCCCCCAGTGCTGGTGCAGAGGTAACAGGACTCGGCATTCCTGGAACATGGTCCAAGCAAGATGTTTGCACTGATAATCCATTGGGGTCCTTCCAGCCCCTAAGTGAAACCAGACAATCTTTTATTTGTCAATATACTCAGTTATTTCTAGCCATTCAGTGCGCAGGCAAAGCAGCATCCATCTGCCTTTTTGCTTGTTAAATTCTGGTTTGCGGTGTTGTTCAGGGAGGGTTTGGGTGTCTGCAGCGGCCCCGACGTTTAATCCAGAGTGTTGGGCTTGAACTAAACTCAAAGGCAGGAGACCACAGCGTTTTGTGGGCACCCTGAGAAAGGTAAGCCAGAAAGCAACAAGCTGAACATAAGCACTGGAAACAGCTCCAGATTTTTCTGGCAGAAACAGAGCGTGAATTTTAGTCCTGGATCTGAATTCCCTGAAAGTGAAGTGCAGGAGAactctgctcttttctttctcacctcttcccatttttaaagtaaattgtAGCAAATCTGAGCAACTACAGAAATCCAGTAGGAATTACAGAAGAGGTAACTCGTGGTATTTACATGTAGGGCAGTGACAACTCTGTCTTCTACGGTTACCAAACGCTCCATGTTTTGTTTTAACAAGATCTAAGTGATTTCTTTTGGTATTATCCTTTGGCCTGTATAATGTGatgctttttaatatttactaGATTATAAACTACCAAATGCTTCTTTAATttgcacaaatatttaaaaactatgcgtttgggggtttttctttCTATCTGAGTTGATGCTTTCAAAGGTGCCTGTGTTTCCTACGGAACAGCAATCCTGAGTTTCTTGCAGTGAGACTGGGAGACTGATGCTGACAGTCCCTGAAGATGCAGCTGAAAATCTGGCCTCCATTTGTAATGAGAAATGCCACTGTCAGTTCTTCCATTCCTGGCAAAGAGGACAAAATCTTCCTGAAAAAGTTTTTGGCGTGGAGCTGGGCGCCTCTCCCAGGcgctcctggggctggggaccaCATGTGGATGGAGGTCAGGGCCGTATCCCGCAGCTGGGGACTCTGAAGCACCATTGAGCTCCAGTTCATGATTCAGCCTCTGGCCTTGCAAAACTTACAGATGTGCTTAATTTCCTTAAACAAATGCAATGCGATTTGCCTTCAGTGCAAACGCAGGGctctcaaaaatatttaatgggaTGTGAGTGGGGCTGGACTGACTTCACCCCTGGGAGCCTGACAGTGGGCGGGAGACACGACTTGTTGCTGCACTCTAGGAAATCAGTGAGCAGCTTCCTGGACATATATTTAGCATTTAGTTAGCAAAACTACGGAAGGCtgtttactgggttttttttttgtttgtgggtttttggttttttttaatttgttttgttttgctttgttttttttaatagaggcaGCCTCTTGCTTTTCCCACACGCTTTAT includes:
- the LOC141966916 gene encoding DEP domain-containing mTOR-interacting protein-like isoform X1, producing the protein MEGLSSSLKKKATEQHYRAEVMIAGEQLRLRLHDGKLIKDRRYHLRTYPNCFVAKELTDWLIDHKEAPDRETGIRLMQKLMDHYIIHHVCDEHSDYKDAKLLYRFRKDDGTFPLSKDVKVFMRGQSLYEKLVSVEESILKVREENSVKYQRTFLGCEMVDWLVQEGEAENRKEAVELGRALLEHGIVQHVSNRYHFFDSDILYQFWINFRRRRRLTELLNENSSRALSESPDSPFCLRKLNPDPGNTSFLSVQTNKEIKIVSAVRRSSITSLAGNSNPYFSTTPALVFPPVAECNPKSVLKRPVTNEELLSPGAPYVKKTLTIVGDAVGWGFVVRGGRPCHIQAVDPGGPAAAAGMKVCQFVFSVNGVYVLHLDYQTISSLIMTGPRTLVMEVMEAVE
- the LOC141966916 gene encoding DEP domain-containing mTOR-interacting protein-like isoform X2 translates to MQKLMDHYIIHHVCDEHSDYKDAKLLYRFRKDDGTFPLSKDVKVFMRGQSLYEKLVSVEESILKVREENSVKYQRTFLGCEMVDWLVQEGEAENRKEAVELGRALLEHGIVQHVSNRYHFFDSDILYQFWINFRRRRRLTELLNENSSRALSESPDSPFCLRKLNPDPGNTSFLSVQTNKEIKIVSAVRRSSITSLAGNSNPYFSTTPALVFPPVAECNPKSVLKRPVTNEELLSPGAPYVKKTLTIVGDAVGWGFVVRGGRPCHIQAVDPGGPAAAAGMKVCQFVFSVNGVYVLHLDYQTISSLIMTGPRTLVMEVMEAVE